The window tgatgatgatgatgatgatgctgataacataaaaacaaaagagCATCGATGATGACGAGGAGAAGGAAggcaaagaggaagaagaatggggtggggggggtgttTAGTGAGGGGTTTCACTGAGGGTGGAAGTGATGATGGGCTTGTGTCGGTTCGAGCCAACCCAACCATCATTGCGAATCTTCGGACGGCCAAGCCCACCATCATTTTAGGTGGGGAGAGAAACCTATGAAGTTACTTAAATACCCTTCGTAATGACCAAAATAGCCCTGTAATGACTGCCACAATGGAAAGACCCCATCATCACGTGACGCCATCTCCCAGCCCTCTCCAGCTCTCCAGTCCAATTCCCCTTccctcccctccctctccccccttCACTCGCTTCTccaatatcatcatcatcatcatcatctatgccAAAACACATTAAAACCTCACCTCTACCGGCCGCCTTTCGTGCTTACACATGCATGATTGTTGTGCCAGAAGCGGcatgtctctttctttctctctctctctctctccaagccttccaatatatatatacatgttaTGAACGTCTCGGGCTCTTGCATCGCATCTCCACAATCTTCCAGTCTTCTGATTAGCTTCTTCTTAAgagttccttcttttttttactACTTTACGCACAATAGCAACTTCCATCAGATCGAAGCATTAACCACCTCCGAAAAGGTAATCTTTTTCGAAAAGCTACAGAAGGCCCCCACACCATCTCTTCCCCCCTTTCTCTTATCTCTTTATATTcgtctttctctgtctctctatctctctttcttccaaGGTTTCTGTCTTTGTTTCTTCAAGCTCTTGCTTTCTCTTTTGCTCGAAAAGGAATAGGGAGAGGTAGCTAGAGTGGCTGAATGAATCTGAAGTTCTTGGTGCTTGTCTTCCTCTGTCCATATATGCATTTGTCTCATTTAATTTACTCTTGTTTTCCtcctcgttttttttttttttttttttccatgcaAGTTAGACTGGAGAGAGTCTCTGGCATGGCATGGCAGGGAAGGAACTCCTTCATGGGGTGAATTTTAGTAATGTTAGTGCCTTGGAATACGTTTCTCCTTTGATGAGTTAGCAGTCTTTGCACGAGGCAGAGAGAAAGGTGCTTCTTTTTTTAGTTCATTTCACCTGCAAGGCAAGAATTACGTTATGTACACGAAAAAAACAGTACTGTTTTTAGGATGTCTTGCTGCAGCCTTTACTCTTTCCTTCAGTGTAAAGGCAGACATAGATAACGATCTTTGGACGACAAGTGCAAGAGGCCAAGAGCTCTGTCGATCGCTtcatttccttcctttctctgttTTCAGGCGATCCCCTGTTTCAAAATATCCATTCAGTGAGCCCTTCTGCTTtgcctttcttctgtttctgcctccattccttcttcctttctattCCATTTGGCAAAGCAGAAGCGAAACATCTATACTTTAATGGAGGTCCTTGTATTCTCACAGTGAACAACTTCTAGACTTCTCGTCTATTGGGTTTGTTCTCCGTTAATTTTGTTCATGTCTGTATTGTTTCAATTCTTCTGCGTAAAgtaagttttgatttttaagttgGGTCGTTTATTTTGTTCTATAAGTAATATTTTCgtgattttctctttttaaaatgAGTTATGATTTGTCCAAGAACAAGTACTGGAATTGTTTCAGCATTTCtgtttgttttctgttttctttttttaattgcagAAGTGAGTAATTATTATGAAGCAAAGAAAATGAGCATCTGAGATGCTTTTCTCTGTTGCTGTTTTGTGTGAACAGGAACTTAAGTCATGGAAAGGCTGAACTCAAAGTTGTACCTGCAGAACTGTTACATAATCCAAGAGAATGAAAGGCTAAGGAAGAAAGCTCAGCTTCTCAACCAGGAGAATCAGGCCCTGTTATCTGAGCTGAAGCAGAAGCTCACCAAagcaaatcccaaacctaacCCAAATACCATTCCTGACCTCAACCTTtgctccacctccacctctaaTCCTACTAATTCTAGCAAACCATGATCCTCTGATGAATGTGAAGTCCTTTACTTACACCCCTTTTTTGTGTAAAACCCCATAGAAGTCAAGAAAGTAGCAGGTCCAGTTTCAGttttagtttcagtttcagGGCAGTAGCATCTTTTTGTTCAGTCAGTGTACTTACCTACTCATATATCCACCTTTCTTTCTACTTGGGTTAGATCCTTAAATTTAGGGGTTAAGAAAATGAAGTACTGTGAACTACAAAGCTGTATCTGAAAGAAATGAATTATAATCTTCTATAGTTTTTAATCTTAAGTTTCTGGTTATTCCTTTTttgtctcactctctctcatacAGTTATACTTCCTCCcccccttttccccttttttctcaaaacaaaggcaattaatatctaataaaagaaaaagaaaagaacatcctTAATATCTAATAGTCCACGTTTAGCTTCTTGTCTATGCTTGAGAATGTCTGGTAGAATGCCTTGAAATGCTTGTAAGCAATGTCGACATCTTCTTTACCACATATCTCCCTCACGCTGCaattaagaaacaaagaaataaacttCCATGAAGTAAGCACGTATCTAAAACATTTAGCAATGCTTAAACAGTCTATCCCAACATATCATTAGAATTCATTGACAGGCATAAGCAACTTTTGAACTTCAATCTTATAATGACGAGTATTGACATCGTTGCCCATATCAGTCTAGGCCAATACTGATACCATAGCAATACGAATTGGATGGAACTCGATCTGTAGCAGTTATCATATCGGTATCAGACTCCAAACCGACACACCAATGATACTTGAACCATGCTTCAATCCAAATTTCATGAATATATCACACATGGGCAAAATTATGCTtacccagaaaagaaaagaaaagaaaaacatcacCAAGAAGCACCCGAAATCACCGCTCCacccctatgaaataaaaaattacagtGTGTCTGAACGTGAACAATCTGAGATTGCCTCATACATCCCACACTGGAGCAGGCCACACCACCAGggccccaaaaaaatacaaaagggCAAAACTGGGACTCTCTTGTATGTAAGACCCATTAAATGGAAAGATGGGCCATCCTAAGATTTTGTGTGTGAGGGCCCATACAAGGGCAAAACTGGGACTCTCTTGTATGTTGGACCCATCAAATGGAAAGATGGGCCATTCTAAGATTGTGTGTGAGGGCAACAGCACCGGACTAAAGCCACTTTTTGAATGGTGATTTGTGAGCCATGTCTACAGAATCAAGTCCaaacaaaaagaatcaaaatgggGGGCACAAGATCTCAATTCTCAAAAGAAAGGGTTTTCTCATTCTGGTTCTAAAATTATGTAGGGGGGAGAGAGTAACGAGAGGATCTAGTCAGATGACTGGGAGGATCTTAATAAGTAGGAACGTCATAGATTCAGAGAATAAGTCAATATGGCTTCATGTAGTTTGAGAATTGAGGCAGAAGAAAGTAAAGACAGAACGGAAGCATCTAAGATCACTCCCTAGGGGGACCCTAGCCGCCTAGGGACCTAAGCTGGGGACATGACAATATGACATGGTCTCTCAAAGACTTAAAAAAACTCTACTATGATTCCAGTTGACCATCAGACCCCATCCCATCATCAAACATCATTCttataaaagaaacaaaaacgtCTTAtcagatttaaaatatattgttACTGTATTCTTTTTGTATTATAATAATATGAGGGAACCCACCTCAGTCCACACTGTCAACTCTCGAAGACATGAAACTCCTATATAGCGCTCTGAGTAACCAAAGACAAAAAGGATAGAAGAAAAGCTTATCCAAGAGTATTCACTCGCTCGTGCTCAACTAAACAAGTGGTTCATCTTACTAACCCTTTACCCCCCATGTCAGCTGAAATTACCAACGAGCCCCTAGGATAAAATTCCTTCCTCTCAGGTCAGTCGctggagagagatgagagaggaaGTCCTTAAAGCAATCCCCACACTATCACACCCTTTGGGCCTCTACTCTCCTCTCCCTAGACCTCACCAGCCTCCAGTGACTGGCAAGGATCCCATCACTGGGAATTAAACATGAAGGGTGcatttttcctctctcttcctttcacATAGTGGTtcctcttcaaaaaaaaaaaaatagtgataGGCCCTCTCCAGTTGAGGGTACTTTTCTAATATAAAACCAAACATTTATTCATGGCTCTTGCCTAACACTTTTACGGACATGGAAGGGAAGTGGAAACTTAGTCATGGTGAAAGAACTCCCCCATGAGTTGATTGCAATAATACCAACACATGTGCCAAATGATTACATGGCTATTCAAGGACTTATGAGCTCAGGACCAACTTGGTTTCTCAGGAAATTATTGGATACCAattcatttatataaatatttctTCCAATGGTATGATAACAATTTAGGAAATGCCATCATGCCCTTTAGGAAAAGCAAGTAATTTTATCAATGGGATGCCTGTAGCCCCTTATCAGATAAAATCTAAATCTTAAATATCACATAAAGGAAAAGGTTTTCATAACTGTTTTAGTAATCACATTCTTCTTCATTATTGCCTACAAAGTTTATATATATGAACAAAAACTTCTGGTCAGTTAGGTTCATGCAACAAATGCAAATGTGAAATTTTCGGCAGTTATCCTCCACCATACACAATTGAGTAGGCATCTTCTGTTAACAATCCTGTATTTCCTGGCAGCGAATTGCTTTAAGTACACCCATTAAGTAAATGGCAAATTTGGCACAACTTAAACTATCGACATCCTTGGTAAAACTGAAAGCAATTGGAAGATGACTATATCACCATTCATGGATAAGAGAAATAGGCAATAGGACAGACATCTAAACCACCAGATACATCTCAATAGTGGAACTATTTCACATCTTAGGTGATTATATATTGTACAAAACCATAAATTTCCTGCAAGTTCACAAACTTGCATGATTAACATATGGGATGAGCCATGGCCTCGGTTTTATAAACTGCAAGGATTATAATGCATTGCCAAGAACAATAAAGAATGGCAGAACCCATAGTGCCATGGGTTCACCAGAAAATTTTCCAGCTCATGAATCAACAGATTAATGTAAGCATCCCATTTACACCAGCTGTCTGTCaactccccccctcccccccacccctacCCCCACCAAAAAATCCGTTCAAAGGAAAGTTTGGATGGTTACATTATAACATTGAatagtagatttttttttgcttttgtcaACCCTAATGAATAAGTAGATCGTTCTTGCAATGATCCACATATATCTGTGCAAATAAGCTACGTGTGTAGGAATGCTGTTTATAAATACCTTAAACTTAGTATATACGGATACCCTTCAAGTAGAGACGAAAATGGATACCTGTGCATGGAAAGCTGAGAAATGCCACAATCCACAGTACggataccaacacctgaagcaAGTATGGGACCGATGGTAGACCCACATCCCATATCATTTCTCACAACAAATTCCTACATAATCATAACTTAGTTAGCAAAATCCATGTTTAATGTATGAACATTCCTCCTATTTCCTAGAATCGAAAAACAAAGATTGTGAACAGATAATCTTCCATTAAATTTCCCATTCTCATGAAACCACTTGCCATAGCAGGCATTTATcaaggataaaaaataaaatccatcaagtctttctccaccattCATGGATCTCTCTTTGAGGTGAAGTAATTCAGGAATTTCTTACCTTAACTTGATCCTTTAATCTGCCAAATAATTAGGGAAGCGAAAGTTGTGGGCATATCAGATAAATTTAGATTTATTATATTGGAAAGAGGATACAAAATGTTTGA is drawn from Telopea speciosissima isolate NSW1024214 ecotype Mountain lineage chromosome 1, Tspe_v1, whole genome shotgun sequence and contains these coding sequences:
- the LOC122639421 gene encoding protein LITTLE ZIPPER 4-like, which translates into the protein MERLNSKLYLQNCYIIQENERLRKKAQLLNQENQALLSELKQKLTKANPKPNPNTIPDLNLCSTSTSNPTNSSKP